In Pseudonocardia sp. C8, one genomic interval encodes:
- a CDS encoding TetR/AcrR family transcriptional regulator — protein sequence MVSSAATAEGQRATRTRLVEAAAALFSRNGYAATGVKAVLADAAAPYGSLYHWFPGGKQELGVAALEHGGERYRQLIESVYPDAKDVAEATADSFVLAAELLEQSDFDYSCPIATIALEVASTDEPMRVAAASAFESWLAVLEQRFAEAGMTAGTARDTAVQIFALLEGSLLLARTTRSTKPVATAGRLAADTVAAALAAETAGDDREGSRKG from the coding sequence ATGGTTTCGAGCGCGGCGACGGCCGAGGGCCAGCGTGCAACCCGGACGAGGCTCGTGGAGGCGGCGGCGGCACTGTTCAGCCGCAACGGTTACGCCGCGACGGGGGTCAAGGCGGTTCTCGCCGACGCCGCGGCGCCGTACGGATCGCTCTACCACTGGTTCCCCGGCGGCAAGCAGGAGCTCGGCGTCGCCGCCCTCGAGCACGGTGGGGAGCGCTACCGTCAGCTGATCGAGTCGGTGTACCCGGATGCGAAGGACGTCGCCGAGGCCACCGCCGACTCGTTCGTCCTGGCGGCGGAGCTCCTCGAGCAGAGCGATTTCGACTACTCGTGCCCGATCGCGACGATCGCCCTCGAGGTGGCCAGCACCGACGAACCGATGCGCGTCGCGGCTGCCTCCGCATTCGAGTCCTGGCTCGCGGTTCTCGAGCAGCGCTTCGCCGAGGCCGGAATGACGGCCGGGACGGCCCGCGACACCGCGGTGCAGATCTTCGCCCTGCTCGAGGGCTCCCTCCTGCTCGCGCGCACCACCCGTAGCACGAAACCGGTGGCCACCGCAGGGCGGTTGGCGGCGGACACCGTTGCCGCTGCGCTCGCTGCCGAGACCGCCGGCGACGATCGCGAGGGCTCCCGCAAGGGATGA
- a CDS encoding amidohydrolase family protein yields the protein MELLANDIDSHEMIPGHLLGDVLGKPGRIMGRLFEVMDELRPDPTPTNMHQPDIVGDVSPIEPCDIWKIKGPPAPSAIDMHRRLEVLDTMGIDRQLVFPTTAIAAMMVGGMNDTAFDMRFGGDVSMLEGMSRPEFTASFLRAYNEWVTSEPVLADGRIRMVGIVPTSENLSEMIATGRKLIDSGVRAVYVQADNPPGGLSPAHSELDPFWRMFEEADVPVTLHIGTEFAFLDPRWSMAETFMDLFQSPEIPNTTIHMFATVHMAVDNYLSTMVLGGVFERFPRLRVGLLEVGAHWVGNAARRMDMYVGVFPGSAAARFPLKPSEYIARNVRVSPFNFEPIDRYFKDDPDLADVFCFSSDYPHVEGTKDALDNMAAKVEPLGEELATKFFTKNAEWLLP from the coding sequence ATGGAACTCCTCGCCAACGACATCGACAGTCACGAGATGATTCCGGGTCACCTCCTCGGAGACGTCCTCGGGAAGCCCGGCCGGATCATGGGCCGGCTGTTCGAGGTGATGGACGAGCTGCGTCCTGATCCGACACCGACCAACATGCACCAGCCCGACATCGTCGGCGACGTGAGCCCGATCGAGCCGTGCGACATCTGGAAGATCAAGGGCCCGCCGGCTCCGAGCGCGATCGACATGCACCGCCGGCTCGAGGTGCTCGACACGATGGGCATCGACCGTCAGCTCGTCTTCCCGACGACCGCGATCGCCGCGATGATGGTGGGCGGCATGAACGACACGGCCTTCGACATGCGATTCGGCGGCGACGTCTCGATGCTCGAAGGCATGTCGAGGCCGGAGTTCACGGCCAGCTTCCTGCGGGCCTACAACGAGTGGGTCACGAGCGAGCCCGTGCTGGCGGACGGCCGGATCCGGATGGTCGGGATCGTGCCCACCAGCGAGAACCTGAGCGAGATGATCGCGACCGGGCGCAAGCTGATCGATTCAGGGGTCCGGGCCGTCTACGTCCAGGCCGACAACCCCCCGGGCGGCCTCTCGCCGGCCCACTCCGAGCTCGACCCGTTCTGGCGCATGTTCGAGGAGGCCGACGTCCCGGTCACGCTGCACATCGGCACCGAGTTCGCCTTCCTGGACCCGCGATGGTCGATGGCCGAGACGTTCATGGACCTGTTCCAGTCCCCGGAGATCCCGAACACGACGATCCACATGTTCGCCACGGTGCACATGGCGGTGGACAACTACCTGTCCACCATGGTTCTGGGCGGCGTGTTCGAGAGGTTCCCCCGGCTGCGGGTGGGCCTGCTGGAGGTCGGTGCACACTGGGTCGGCAACGCCGCTCGGCGTATGGACATGTACGTCGGTGTGTTCCCCGGCTCGGCCGCGGCGAGGTTCCCGCTCAAGCCGTCCGAGTACATCGCGCGGAACGTGCGGGTCTCACCGTTCAACTTCGAGCCGATCGACCGCTACTTCAAGGATGATCCGGATCTCGCCGACGTCTTCTGCTTCTCGAGCGACTACCCGCACGTCGAGGGGACCAAGGATGCGCTGGACAACATGGCGGCCAAGGTGGAGCCGCTCGGGGAGGAACTGGCCACCAAGTTCTTCACGAAGAACGCCGAGTGGCTGCTGCCGTAA
- a CDS encoding VOC family protein, whose protein sequence is MIKVDRIAHVVIKVRNLENSLDFYTRVLGLKVMGRIEPNVAFLSTGRDHHELGIAEIGDQAPGNSFYRVGVEHFAFRLRDENDLREAYQTLLDENVEIAYTVNHGVAKSVYFLDPDGNELEVYADNSPEEVASFDNPYGGMEKLDFALDKPSLMDSIVKAQQEMASAATG, encoded by the coding sequence ATGATCAAGGTCGACAGGATCGCGCACGTGGTGATCAAGGTGCGCAACCTCGAGAACTCGCTCGACTTCTACACCCGCGTCCTCGGGCTGAAGGTGATGGGCAGGATCGAGCCGAACGTGGCTTTCCTGTCCACCGGGCGCGACCACCACGAACTGGGGATCGCCGAGATCGGCGACCAGGCTCCCGGCAACTCGTTCTACCGGGTCGGCGTGGAGCACTTCGCCTTCCGACTCCGTGACGAGAACGACCTCCGGGAGGCGTACCAGACCCTCCTCGACGAGAACGTCGAGATCGCGTACACCGTGAACCACGGCGTCGCGAAGAGCGTCTACTTCCTCGATCCCGACGGCAACGAGCTCGAGGTGTACGCGGACAACTCGCCGGAAGAGGTCGCGAGCTTCGACAACCCCTACGGAGGGATGGAGAAGCTGGACTTCGCCCTCGACAAGCCGTCACTCATGGATTCGATCGTCAAGGCTCAGCAGGAGATGGCGTCGGCCGCGACCGGATGA
- a CDS encoding oxidoreductase codes for MTETFDAFVLRNDDAGFRAGVEQLGFDDLPAGDVTVRVRYSSVNYKDGLACLPESPVVTAYPMVPGIDIAGTVAESSDPRFEVGKEVVAIGRGLGTAHFGGYAEYARLPGDWLEPLPPNLSLREAMALGTAGFTAALAIQRLEENGLEPGDGPVLVTGATGGVGSTAVNMLSGLGYEVAASTGKVDEHEFLRELGAAQILGREDVSAPGGPIDAELWAGAIDPVGGGTLGYLLSTTRYGGSVANCGLTGGSELSTTVLPFILRGVNLLGIDSVMCPADVRAALWLRLGSDLKPKYLTEGITHEVGLDGIPAVAGQILAGAIKGRTIVHL; via the coding sequence ATGACTGAGACGTTCGACGCCTTCGTCCTCCGCAACGACGACGCCGGGTTCCGTGCCGGGGTCGAGCAGCTCGGGTTCGACGACCTGCCGGCAGGCGACGTGACCGTGCGGGTGCGCTACTCGAGCGTCAACTACAAGGACGGCCTGGCCTGCCTGCCGGAGAGCCCGGTGGTGACCGCCTACCCGATGGTGCCGGGGATCGACATCGCCGGCACCGTGGCCGAGTCGAGCGACCCCCGCTTCGAGGTGGGCAAGGAGGTCGTGGCGATCGGTCGCGGACTCGGCACGGCGCACTTCGGTGGGTACGCCGAGTACGCCCGTCTCCCGGGCGACTGGCTGGAGCCGCTGCCGCCGAACCTCTCCCTGAGGGAGGCGATGGCGCTGGGTACCGCGGGCTTCACCGCGGCGCTCGCCATCCAGCGGTTGGAGGAGAACGGCCTCGAACCGGGCGACGGCCCGGTTCTCGTGACCGGTGCCACCGGTGGCGTGGGCAGTACGGCGGTGAACATGCTCAGCGGCCTCGGCTACGAGGTGGCTGCCAGCACGGGCAAGGTCGACGAGCACGAGTTCCTGCGGGAGCTGGGCGCGGCGCAGATCCTGGGGCGCGAGGACGTCTCCGCCCCGGGCGGTCCGATCGACGCCGAGCTCTGGGCCGGCGCCATCGACCCGGTCGGCGGCGGGACGCTCGGGTATCTCCTGAGCACCACGCGCTACGGCGGTTCGGTGGCGAACTGCGGCCTCACCGGTGGTTCCGAGCTGAGCACCACGGTGCTGCCGTTCATCTTGCGAGGAGTCAACCTGCTCGGCATCGACTCGGTCATGTGCCCGGCCGACGTGCGTGCCGCCCTGTGGCTGCGGCTCGGCTCGGACCTCAAGCCGAAGTACCTGACCGAGGGCATCACCCACGAGGTCGGTCTCGACGGCATCCCGGCGGTGGCCGGCCAGATCCTGGCGGGCGCGATCAAGGGGCGCACCATCGTGCACCTGTGA